The sequence GGCAGGCGGGTTCGCCCACCGGGCGAAGGTCGAGATCGTGTGGGTTCCCTCGGACGACGCCACGACGCCGTCAGGAGCAGCGGCAGCACTGTCCGGTGTGGACGGTATTCTCGTGCCGGGAGGGTTCGGGGTGCGCGGCATCGAGGGCAAGATCGGTGCCATCAACTACGCGAGGACTCACAAGATCCCGCTGCTCGGTCTGTGCCTCGGCCTCCAGTGCATGGTCATCGAGGCGGCACGCAATCTCGCGGGCATCAAGGACGCCAACTCGGCGGAGTTCGACGAGAACACGACCAATCCGGTGATCTCGACCATGGCGGACCAGAAGGACGTCGTGGCGGGCGAGAGGGACATGGGCGGGACGATGCGACTGGGCGCCTACCCCGCGAAGCTCGTCGCGGGTTCGCAGGTCGCCGAGGCGTACGGCACACGGGAGGTGTCCGAGAGGCACCGGCACCGCTACGAGGTGAACAACGCCTACCGCAAGCGCCTCGCCGAAGCGGGACTCGTGTTCTCCGGTGTCTCTCCCGACGACCGGCTCGTCGAGTTCGTGGAACTGCCGAAGAAGGAACACCCGTTCTTCGTCGGTACTCAGGCGCATCCCGAACTGAAGTCGCGCCCCACGCGGCCCCACCCGCTGTTCGCGGCGTTCGTGCGCGCTGTCGTTGACTACCGCACCGCGGATCGGCTTCCCGTCGAACTCCCGGAGACTCCGGTGGCGGCGCGGTGAGCGAGCCGGGCAGCCACGAGTTCACGGTCGCGTCCTCACGCGACATCCACATCGGACGGGTCGTGGGCCTTCGGGTTGACGACGTCGTCATGCCGGGTGGCTCCACTGCCTCGCGGGAGGTCGTGGAACACCTGGGGGCCGTCGCGGTCTGCGCTGTGGACGACGACGGCGCGGTGACCCTCGTGCACCAGTACCGGCACCCGCTCGGTGACCGGCTGTGGGAGTTGCCTGCGGGGCTTCTCGACCAGCCCGGTGAGGACCCGGCCGAGACGGCGGGCCGCGAACTCGTCGAGGAGACGGGACTTCGGGCGAAGCGGTGGGACACGCTCGTGGACATCGCCGCATCCCCCGGTTTCACCGACGAGGTCGTGCGCGTGTTCCTGGCGCGCGACCTCACCGAGGTGGGCCGTCAGGCACACGGTGAGGAGGAAGCCGACCTGGTCGTCCACTCCGTCCCGCTCGACGAAGCGGTGCGCATGGTGCTGTCGGGGGAGATCGTCAACGGGGCCACCGTCGGCGGTTTGCTCGCCGCGCACGCCGTGCTCACCGGAGGTGTTCCGCCGCGCGCCGCCGACGCACCGTGGCGGCACCGGCCGACCCGTTTCGCCTCCCGCACGCGCTGAACCACCCCGGCAGGGGCACGTCACCGCAGTGTGCGGCCCCTGCCGTCGGTTCCGCCCTGGGTGAGCAGGATGATGCCGTCGATGAGCGGCCACAGCGCACCCATGCCGAAGGTGATCACAACGCAGAGCAGTTGCAGGACGGCGAGCCGGGTCTCGCCGGTGTAGAAGCGGCCTGCGCCGAAGGGAAGCACGATCTGGAGCACGCCTGCCGTGACCGCCGAGCGGTCGGACGGCTCCGGGGTCGTCAGGTCTGCGGCTGGGGTGGGCGCCGGGGCGACGGTGGCGGGCGTGGCCGTCGTGAGGAAGGCGGGATGGGGCTCGGGGAGGTCGGCGAACAGCGGCCGTACGTCACCTCGCGTGCGAGCGGTGAGGACACGGTCGATGCGCTCCTCGTACTCGGCGGTTGTGAGACGTCCTTCCGCGAAGTGGTCGGCGAGCACGTGGCTCGCCGCTTCCCGTTCCGCTGTGCCGATGCGCAGGCCGTCCGTGTCGAACACCCCGTCCATGGCATCGAGCCTAGGCGAGCCGCAGGTTTCGTCGTCGCCCGCTTCGTCAACGCCTGGGGCATGAATGCGACCATCCCGTCCCGGCCGTCACCGATGCGTCCCGCGGGTGAGGAGAAGAGCGGCTGGCTCGCGGTACTCGAGCAGGGCGCGAACCTGCTCCAGCAGGCCACACCGCTTGCCGGTTTCGACGTCTACGTCGTCGGCCTGCACTGCGCCAAGGACCGTCCCGGCCAGCAGATGGAGGCTCACCACTACTGCCGCGTCGTGAACGAGGATTTCCTGCAATGCGTGTTGTTCGACGGCAACACCGCCGACGCGAACCTGATCGGCGTCGAGTACATCGTGTCCGAGAGGTTGTTCGCCACGATGCCGCGCGAGGAACGCACGTACTGGCACCCGCACAACTACGAGATCCTGTCGGGTCAGCTCGCGGCCCCCGGCCTTCCCGCCGTTGCCGAGAAGGCGCTGATGAAGCAGCTCATGAACAGCTACGGCAAGACCTGGCAT comes from Saccharomonospora xinjiangensis XJ-54 and encodes:
- a CDS encoding NUDIX domain-containing protein is translated as MSEPGSHEFTVASSRDIHIGRVVGLRVDDVVMPGGSTASREVVEHLGAVAVCAVDDDGAVTLVHQYRHPLGDRLWELPAGLLDQPGEDPAETAGRELVEETGLRAKRWDTLVDIAASPGFTDEVVRVFLARDLTEVGRQAHGEEEADLVVHSVPLDEAVRMVLSGEIVNGATVGGLLAAHAVLTGGVPPRAADAPWRHRPTRFASRTR
- a CDS encoding DUF1707 domain-containing protein, which produces MDGVFDTDGLRIGTAEREAASHVLADHFAEGRLTTAEYEERIDRVLTARTRGDVRPLFADLPEPHPAFLTTATPATVAPAPTPAADLTTPEPSDRSAVTAGVLQIVLPFGAGRFYTGETRLAVLQLLCVVITFGMGALWPLIDGIILLTQGGTDGRGRTLR
- a CDS encoding OBAP family protein, which translates into the protein MNATIPSRPSPMRPAGEEKSGWLAVLEQGANLLQQATPLAGFDVYVVGLHCAKDRPGQQMEAHHYCRVVNEDFLQCVLFDGNTADANLIGVEYIVSERLFATMPREERTYWHPHNYEILSGQLAAPGLPAVAEKALMKQLMNSYGKTWHTWHTGRHDGERGDEAPKGDAMLMWSFNRDGEADESLKLHRDDAMRLDTAGKRDHRHDLVELARPQEGVDAMRDQFSGTRPVEGVAEV